A genomic stretch from Bacillus sp. N1-1 includes:
- a CDS encoding metal-dependent hydrolase: MKITRLGHAMYVLTSKNGKRYLVDPFFDMNPGCPDAYQTEAFMKSIDAVFLTHGHFDHTSGLGKLLEHNPDCLIVAQYELAMILMQDNVKNAFPLNFGGTVQLEDMSATMVQAKHTSSYKETEGTPIYAGEAAGYVFDFSDDHTLYHSGDTALMMDMKLIQEVYQPSIAILSSSGQFTMGPKEAAYAVKHLLNVETVIPSHTFPTEETAPQPKTLQGLLNAFPVVQNMMDKDNELANELTGINTKVIVMGYGEEVEV, from the coding sequence ATGAAAATCACACGATTAGGTCATGCGATGTATGTGTTAACGAGTAAGAACGGAAAGCGGTATTTGGTGGACCCATTTTTTGATATGAACCCGGGGTGTCCGGATGCATACCAAACTGAGGCATTTATGAAAAGCATCGATGCGGTGTTTTTAACACATGGGCACTTCGACCATACGAGTGGCTTGGGAAAATTACTTGAACACAACCCTGATTGCCTCATTGTTGCCCAATACGAACTTGCGATGATACTGATGCAAGATAATGTAAAAAATGCTTTTCCCCTGAATTTTGGTGGGACTGTCCAGTTAGAAGACATGTCAGCTACAATGGTTCAAGCGAAACATACATCGAGCTACAAGGAAACAGAGGGTACGCCGATTTATGCAGGCGAAGCGGCAGGTTATGTTTTTGATTTCTCAGATGATCATACCCTTTATCATTCAGGTGATACTGCACTCATGATGGACATGAAGTTGATTCAAGAGGTCTATCAACCGAGCATCGCAATTCTGTCGTCGTCTGGTCAATTCACGATGGGGCCAAAGGAAGCGGCGTATGCTGTGAAACATCTTTTAAACGTCGAAACCGTTATTCCAAGCCACACATTCCCAACGGAAGAAACCGCCCCGCAACCTAAAACACTGCAGGGGTTATTGAATGCGTTCCCTGTTGTTCAAAATATGATGGATAAAGATAACGAACTGGCAAATGAACTGACAGGAATTAACACAAAGGTCATTGTGATGGGTTACGGTGAAGAAGTGGAAGTATAA
- a CDS encoding LacI family DNA-binding transcriptional regulator yields MVTISDVAKRSGLSKSTVSRVINNHPYISKEKRELVQKAMDELGYYPNPAARRLRGQLKSTIGVIVPRIVNPFFSYLVNSIEQTAFEHNFQVLIFQSNENKEKELSFLNLLKTRQIDGIIMTAIENDADTIHSYTQYGPILFCNEYLNHSTIPSIRVDQSKGAYLGTKHLIEQGHSKIAYCTGGLFAEDGKDKDRNQGYQKALNEAGLSLNPNWIFVDQHSIEDGKAVLKQILQMDNRPTAIFTGSDEVAAGVMIEANDQNVKVPEDLAVIGFDDQPLAEMLHPKLTTIKQPISLMGKKAVEGLVTMMQENSSNPENIELPVELIERKST; encoded by the coding sequence TTGGTAACGATTTCAGATGTAGCAAAGCGATCAGGTTTATCTAAGTCCACTGTATCAAGAGTGATTAATAATCATCCTTACATTTCCAAAGAGAAAAGAGAACTTGTTCAAAAAGCGATGGACGAACTGGGCTATTATCCAAACCCTGCCGCAAGAAGGTTAAGAGGCCAGCTTAAAAGTACCATCGGTGTGATCGTGCCAAGGATTGTTAACCCATTTTTTTCGTATTTGGTGAATTCGATTGAGCAAACGGCTTTTGAACATAACTTCCAGGTCTTGATCTTCCAAAGCAACGAAAACAAGGAAAAAGAACTGTCCTTTTTAAATTTATTAAAAACAAGACAAATCGACGGGATTATCATGACTGCAATTGAAAATGACGCAGATACCATTCACTCCTATACGCAGTATGGGCCGATTCTATTCTGTAACGAGTATTTAAATCATTCAACGATCCCTTCTATTCGCGTAGATCAGTCTAAAGGGGCTTATTTGGGTACAAAGCATCTTATCGAACAAGGCCATTCTAAAATTGCCTACTGTACAGGAGGGTTATTTGCTGAGGATGGAAAAGACAAGGACCGCAACCAGGGTTATCAAAAAGCCTTAAATGAGGCAGGATTATCGTTGAATCCAAACTGGATCTTTGTTGATCAGCATTCGATTGAGGATGGAAAAGCAGTTTTGAAACAGATATTACAAATGGATAATCGACCTACAGCCATCTTTACAGGTAGCGATGAGGTAGCAGCAGGAGTTATGATTGAAGCAAATGACCAGAATGTTAAAGTGCCTGAAGATCTTGCGGTAATAGGATTTGACGATCAGCCGCTAGCTGAAATGCTCCATCCGAAGTTAACAACAATCAAGCAGCCTATTTCATTAATGGGAAAGAAGGCGGTAGAAGGGCTCGTTACAATGATGCAAGAAAACAGCAGCAATCCTGAAAACATCGAATTGCCTGTAGAGTTAATCGAAAGAAAGTCGACTTAA
- a CDS encoding NERD domain-containing protein: protein MLFLFFQFLLLILLIFVVVPFLFIKALLKGKHRVSKGEAGENLVRKYIEKLAEYKGYQISAFHDLYIPKGDGTTSQIDHVMVTDKGFFVIETKNYEGWIFGSEKAPYWTQTIYKHKQRFQNPLHQNYGHIESLKAFLGENFSDIPYYSVVIFTNRSELKLKEPFTKSDVIHPEGLKRVVDQYPGKVLSLFAQQEIRVKLKVLQKRDKEHIMEVQRAHVEGIRKQKEINQTKVNANICPRCGEQLVKRMGKKGEFLGCSSFPKCRFVA, encoded by the coding sequence ATGTTATTTTTATTTTTTCAATTTTTGTTATTAATTCTTTTGATTTTCGTAGTGGTTCCCTTTCTTTTCATTAAAGCTCTTCTTAAAGGTAAGCACAGGGTCTCTAAAGGAGAAGCAGGGGAGAACCTTGTTCGGAAGTATATTGAGAAACTGGCTGAATATAAAGGCTATCAGATTTCCGCTTTCCATGATCTATACATACCAAAGGGTGACGGCACAACCAGTCAGATTGATCATGTGATGGTGACGGATAAAGGGTTCTTTGTGATTGAAACGAAGAATTATGAGGGCTGGATTTTTGGAAGTGAGAAAGCACCTTACTGGACCCAAACCATCTATAAGCATAAGCAGAGATTTCAAAATCCCCTTCATCAAAACTATGGTCACATTGAGTCACTAAAAGCCTTTTTGGGAGAGAATTTTTCCGATATTCCTTATTACTCCGTCGTGATTTTTACGAATCGTTCTGAGCTTAAATTGAAAGAGCCGTTCACTAAGAGCGATGTGATTCATCCTGAGGGCCTAAAAAGGGTCGTGGATCAATATCCTGGTAAGGTTCTTTCCTTGTTTGCTCAACAGGAAATTCGAGTGAAATTAAAAGTGCTTCAAAAGCGCGATAAAGAGCATATCATGGAAGTTCAACGGGCTCACGTTGAGGGTATCAGGAAGCAGAAAGAGATCAACCAGACGAAGGTGAATGCGAATATTTGCCCAAGATGTGGAGAGCAGCTGGTGAAGCGAATGGGAAAAAAAGGAGAATTTCTCGGGTGCTCTAGTTTTCCGAAGTGTCGTTTTGTTGCGTGA
- a CDS encoding acetoacetate decarboxylase family protein, translating to MTVNVKSGSNVPVQSPLIPDPFVPYQCRDNRTVTAFARVEEEIIQKYLEPTPFEYVDNIIAITISDFGNCDKGSFLDCAIVVPARYKDVVGGHYLFEYENEDFAIAAGRELWGYPKKYAELFLEEREDKVIAKAIKKGKEILTLEFDRKSEEIELPGVEFTPHLNLQTVPHPEGKGVIYQNVIARDTTPDFETKYEQSGSIKVKLGGDSTTPLEDFASIEVIGGTYKKGDYYATEKNGWGRIIDRLK from the coding sequence ATGACTGTAAATGTAAAAAGCGGAAGTAATGTCCCTGTTCAATCACCACTTATCCCTGATCCCTTCGTTCCTTATCAATGTAGAGACAACCGAACTGTAACAGCATTCGCTAGAGTTGAGGAAGAGATTATCCAGAAGTATTTAGAACCAACACCATTTGAATATGTTGATAATATTATTGCTATTACAATATCCGATTTTGGGAACTGTGATAAAGGGTCATTTCTGGATTGTGCAATTGTAGTTCCAGCAAGATACAAAGACGTGGTAGGTGGACATTACTTATTTGAATATGAAAATGAAGACTTTGCTATAGCGGCAGGGCGAGAACTCTGGGGATACCCTAAAAAGTATGCGGAGCTTTTTCTTGAGGAGAGGGAAGATAAAGTTATCGCAAAAGCAATTAAAAAGGGAAAAGAAATACTTACCTTGGAGTTTGATCGAAAGAGTGAAGAAATCGAACTTCCAGGTGTGGAATTTACTCCTCATTTAAATTTACAAACCGTCCCACATCCAGAGGGGAAGGGTGTCATTTACCAAAATGTGATTGCAAGAGATACAACTCCTGATTTTGAAACGAAATATGAACAAAGTGGTTCAATTAAAGTAAAGTTAGGGGGAGATTCGACTACACCTCTGGAGGATTTTGCATCCATTGAAGTAATTGGTGGTACTTATAAAAAAGGTGATTATTATGCTACTGAAAAAAATGGATGGGGAAGAATTATTGATCGTCTTAAATAG
- a CDS encoding DEAD/DEAH box helicase family protein codes for MSKIQLVTERLIDHLVPEIESADSIYILTSFVMKSGVDLLYQHLKSALATGKTVKLCAGDYLFVTQPDALERLLELEGIELRLYQSNGRSFHPKAYLFGSESDTGSFLVGSSNLSRSALTSGVEWNLFLPESSSPSTYQEAEDLFLHTFYHDDTIPLNEESIQLYRQRYEQYHEKHPDLLQKWSKLEEVEMTLGTPHQTNTIHESRLPYETETESVLEPRPAQLEALEALETTVDEGYSRAMVVLPTGIGKTYLAGFFARSFKRVLFIAHREEILYQAKNSFQHVLPDRSTGIYNGRVKDKAEMLFASVFTIGQEKNLKQFKPDEFDLIVVDEFHHAAANSYQGIIDYFTPSFLLGITATPDRMDSKDVYGICGGNVAYQMHFIEAIQNDWLTPFRYFGVYDETDYSKVTWLGNKYDQEELLAAQLKDEVADKIFRAWLEHKQSRSLGFCSSIVQANFLAEYFNDKGYKAISLHSKSRDYSRKDAIDALTTGDVDIIFTVDLFNEGVDIPPVDTLLFARPTESLTIFTQQVGRGLRLFNGKEYCNIIDLIGNYRNADIKLSLLDTSPEQSGKRKTIEPVVPANCELNLDLKVINLLKELKKKKQPRKEKLVDGYQDLKLELGRRPSYLELHLYGRENSRDYRQEFGSYPGFLQWGGELDSFEEKVYNSYENWIKEVERTGMAKSYKMIVFQYMLSRGMENWLTSVTPEEVAPYFHQYLTEKEYRRKIDFSDKASRALWDYDESKVASLIAKMPMTKWSGSSKGWVVFDNGTFSFDLVVDPEENDVLYKWMKEICEYRLHDHFERKAR; via the coding sequence ATGAGTAAGATTCAACTTGTTACAGAAAGATTAATTGATCACCTTGTACCAGAAATCGAGTCAGCTGATTCGATTTATATCCTGACTTCATTCGTAATGAAGTCAGGGGTAGACCTTCTTTATCAGCATTTGAAATCAGCGTTAGCGACAGGAAAGACAGTTAAGCTCTGTGCAGGTGATTATTTATTCGTCACACAACCGGATGCCCTTGAAAGGTTACTAGAATTGGAAGGCATTGAGCTTCGCTTATATCAAAGCAATGGGCGCTCCTTTCATCCAAAAGCGTACTTATTCGGAAGTGAGTCAGATACGGGTTCTTTCCTAGTTGGTTCTTCTAATCTATCACGATCGGCTCTAACCAGTGGTGTGGAGTGGAACCTGTTCTTACCTGAAAGTAGCTCGCCATCAACATACCAGGAAGCGGAAGATTTATTTTTACATACGTTTTACCACGACGATACCATTCCATTAAATGAAGAATCGATTCAATTATATAGGCAGCGCTATGAGCAGTACCATGAGAAGCATCCGGATCTTCTTCAAAAATGGAGCAAGTTAGAAGAAGTGGAAATGACTCTTGGTACTCCTCACCAAACTAATACGATTCACGAAAGTAGATTACCATACGAAACAGAAACTGAAAGTGTTCTTGAACCGAGACCAGCTCAACTGGAGGCTTTGGAGGCACTTGAAACGACTGTAGATGAAGGGTATTCAAGGGCAATGGTTGTCCTGCCTACTGGTATCGGGAAAACCTATCTTGCTGGATTCTTCGCTCGTTCTTTTAAACGCGTTCTATTTATTGCGCACCGAGAAGAGATTCTGTATCAGGCGAAGAATTCATTCCAGCATGTCCTTCCTGATCGTTCGACTGGTATCTACAATGGACGGGTGAAAGATAAGGCTGAAATGCTGTTCGCTTCTGTTTTTACAATTGGCCAGGAGAAGAATTTGAAGCAATTTAAGCCAGATGAATTTGACTTGATTGTTGTAGATGAGTTTCACCATGCTGCAGCGAATTCGTATCAGGGAATCATCGATTATTTCACACCATCATTCTTACTTGGAATTACTGCAACACCAGATCGTATGGATAGTAAAGATGTTTATGGAATATGCGGCGGTAATGTGGCGTATCAAATGCATTTTATTGAGGCCATTCAGAACGATTGGTTAACGCCTTTTCGGTATTTTGGTGTGTATGATGAAACGGATTATTCAAAAGTTACTTGGCTTGGTAATAAGTATGATCAAGAAGAGTTACTAGCAGCACAGTTAAAAGATGAAGTAGCGGATAAAATCTTTCGTGCATGGCTAGAGCACAAGCAGTCACGTTCACTTGGATTTTGCTCCTCTATTGTACAAGCGAATTTTCTGGCAGAATATTTTAATGACAAAGGCTACAAAGCGATAAGCTTGCATTCAAAGTCACGGGATTACTCAAGAAAAGATGCGATCGATGCATTAACGACTGGTGATGTCGATATTATCTTTACAGTCGATCTATTTAATGAGGGGGTAGATATTCCACCAGTAGATACCCTTTTATTCGCAAGGCCAACTGAATCATTAACGATTTTCACACAGCAGGTTGGAAGAGGACTCAGACTTTTTAATGGAAAAGAATACTGCAATATCATTGATTTGATTGGAAACTATCGAAATGCGGATATTAAACTTTCATTGCTTGATACTTCGCCAGAGCAATCAGGTAAGAGGAAAACAATTGAGCCAGTTGTACCTGCAAATTGTGAATTAAATCTTGATCTAAAAGTAATCAATCTACTAAAAGAGCTAAAAAAGAAGAAGCAGCCGAGAAAAGAGAAGCTAGTAGATGGGTATCAAGATTTGAAATTAGAGCTTGGTAGACGTCCAAGTTATTTAGAACTTCATTTGTATGGTAGAGAAAATAGCCGAGATTATCGACAGGAATTCGGCTCTTATCCAGGATTTCTGCAGTGGGGAGGGGAGTTGGATTCTTTCGAAGAAAAAGTATACAATTCTTATGAAAACTGGATCAAGGAAGTAGAACGAACAGGAATGGCAAAAAGTTATAAGATGATCGTTTTTCAATACATGTTAAGTAGGGGAATGGAGAATTGGTTAACCTCCGTCACTCCAGAAGAAGTCGCCCCCTATTTCCATCAGTATTTGACGGAGAAAGAATATCGAAGGAAAATTGATTTTTCGGATAAGGCATCTCGTGCTTTGTGGGATTATGATGAGAGTAAGGTAGCTAGTTTAATTGCCAAAATGCCTATGACGAAGTGGAGTGGGAGTTCTAAGGGCTGGGTTGTATTTGATAATGGTACTTTTTCGTTTGATTTGGTAGTGGATCCAGAAGAGAATGATGTTCTTTATAAATGGATGAAAGAGATATGTGAATATCGTTTGCATGACCATTTTGAGAGGAAGGCGAGATGA
- a CDS encoding extracellular solute-binding protein: MKGKTIVSTLLISSALLSGCSFSSSESSSSDGDKLSIEIFQGKVEFKDQFEALAVEYEKENPDVDIKITAVGGGSDYAGSLKTKFASGEEPEIFSIAGPTEAANFEQYLSDLSDTKAAELALEGSLDPVTKDGEVHGLPFNQEGYGFIYNKKVFKEAGIDPEEILTYEDLEKAVKEIDSQKDQLGLEAVFAFPGKEKWVPGSHLSNVFLAPEFNQQVLEAYNAESVSFEKGKELQRMVDLQTKYSVQPVLSLDYSQQVEQYFSLQKVAIIQQGNWIYPSVEQMDQEFAENNIGIMPIPVEGSEGKLPVGIPNYWAVNNNSDDEVIQASKDFLDWMYTSEVGKEAVLKDFKFIPAYEGFDTAKIADPISKEIYTYSSNGDTTGWVLLGYPSLWGEYLGGNVQKYLSEKMTWDELEEDSKQKWEDLRN; this comes from the coding sequence TTGAAAGGGAAAACGATTGTTTCAACGTTACTGATCTCAAGTGCATTATTAAGCGGCTGTTCATTTTCATCTAGTGAATCTAGTTCATCAGACGGTGATAAACTATCCATTGAAATTTTCCAGGGTAAAGTTGAGTTCAAGGATCAGTTTGAAGCGCTGGCAGTTGAATATGAGAAAGAAAATCCGGATGTGGATATCAAAATTACAGCTGTTGGCGGAGGCTCTGACTACGCTGGTTCTCTTAAAACGAAATTTGCGTCTGGAGAAGAACCCGAAATCTTTAGTATTGCGGGTCCAACAGAGGCTGCTAACTTTGAACAATATTTAAGTGATTTATCGGATACGAAAGCAGCTGAATTGGCATTAGAAGGTAGTCTCGATCCTGTTACAAAAGATGGAGAAGTGCACGGGCTTCCATTTAACCAGGAAGGGTACGGTTTCATTTATAACAAGAAGGTCTTTAAAGAAGCGGGTATTGATCCTGAAGAAATTCTAACCTATGAAGATCTCGAGAAAGCAGTAAAAGAAATCGACAGTCAAAAAGATCAGTTGGGACTTGAAGCGGTATTTGCCTTCCCTGGTAAAGAGAAATGGGTGCCGGGTAGCCACCTTTCAAATGTGTTCTTAGCACCCGAATTTAATCAGCAGGTTCTAGAAGCTTATAATGCGGAATCCGTCTCATTCGAAAAAGGAAAAGAGTTACAAAGAATGGTAGATTTACAAACCAAATATTCCGTCCAACCTGTCCTGAGCCTTGATTACTCTCAACAGGTAGAACAATACTTTTCTCTACAAAAGGTAGCGATTATTCAGCAAGGGAACTGGATTTACCCTTCAGTCGAGCAAATGGACCAGGAGTTTGCAGAAAACAACATTGGTATTATGCCAATTCCAGTGGAAGGTTCAGAAGGGAAGCTTCCGGTAGGTATTCCTAACTATTGGGCAGTGAACAACAATAGTGACGATGAAGTGATTCAGGCTTCTAAAGACTTTCTTGATTGGATGTACACCTCTGAAGTTGGCAAAGAGGCAGTCCTAAAAGATTTTAAATTCATTCCGGCATATGAAGGATTTGATACAGCCAAAATTGCAGACCCGATCTCAAAAGAAATCTATACCTATTCTTCTAATGGCGACACGACTGGATGGGTCTTACTCGGCTATCCTAGCTTATGGGGAGAATACCTTGGAGGGAACGTCCAGAAATACCTTAGTGAAAAAATGACATGGGATGAGTTAGAAGAAGATTCGAAACAAAAATGGGAAGACTTACGGAACTAA
- a CDS encoding sodium/proline symporter codes for MITTFIIYLIIVFVIGVAAERFISKSEEGYYLGDRSFGPVATAISAGSTDTSGWIFIGAAGYSYSAGISTMWMLPGFIVGYLLNWFIVAPRLRKATEENNSLSLADYFEKRFNDKSHLLKVTTSIIIVLFFVAYMASQLTAAGKALDAIVSLDFSLGLILCAAFVIGYAIFGGYRSVVWTDVVQGFIMIGVLVLFPAYMIVQLGGWNQFFQQIGSIDPILLSSGGGSTGAAAFGVIMGLVVFGLGGPGQPHIVQRFLSAKDDQTIRQGSMIAMIWVIIVMTGSNLLGLIGRIVIPNLDDAEYVFPQMTAELMPPILAGIVLGAIFAAIQSTFSSQVMVATQAIASDILKSFKKKQLTDSQYLMISRLTMVGLGIVATSIALLNIEAVFTLVLYAWAGLAAAFGPLLILSLYYENVTKWGAFTGMLTGAVVTIVWKNTPYSAYLYELIPGALASIAAILIISKFTKVNLKLSKEEFKNVN; via the coding sequence TTGATAACGACTTTTATTATTTACTTGATCATAGTCTTTGTTATTGGTGTCGCGGCCGAAAGGTTCATTTCAAAGAGTGAGGAGGGTTATTATTTAGGTGATCGGAGTTTTGGTCCTGTTGCTACTGCTATTAGTGCCGGTTCAACTGATACGAGTGGATGGATATTCATTGGAGCTGCTGGTTATTCCTATTCAGCTGGTATATCTACTATGTGGATGCTTCCAGGCTTCATTGTTGGTTATCTTTTAAACTGGTTCATTGTTGCTCCTAGACTTAGAAAAGCTACAGAAGAAAACAATAGTCTAAGTCTTGCTGATTATTTCGAAAAGAGATTCAATGACAAAAGCCATCTTCTAAAAGTAACAACGAGTATTATCATTGTATTATTTTTTGTTGCATATATGGCTTCACAATTAACAGCAGCCGGTAAAGCACTGGATGCAATTGTTAGTTTGGATTTTAGTCTTGGTTTAATTCTTTGTGCTGCATTTGTAATTGGGTATGCCATATTCGGAGGCTATCGTTCGGTGGTATGGACTGATGTAGTGCAGGGGTTCATTATGATTGGAGTCCTTGTATTATTTCCAGCTTACATGATTGTTCAATTAGGAGGTTGGAATCAATTTTTTCAGCAAATAGGTAGCATCGATCCCATTCTCCTTTCTAGTGGTGGAGGTTCAACTGGCGCAGCAGCGTTCGGAGTGATCATGGGATTGGTTGTGTTTGGACTTGGAGGTCCAGGACAACCTCATATCGTACAACGGTTTCTTTCTGCTAAAGATGATCAAACCATAAGACAAGGGTCTATGATTGCTATGATTTGGGTGATTATCGTAATGACAGGCTCCAATTTGCTTGGTTTAATTGGACGAATAGTCATCCCGAATCTTGATGATGCGGAATACGTTTTTCCACAGATGACTGCAGAATTGATGCCACCTATACTGGCCGGGATTGTATTGGGAGCGATATTTGCTGCCATTCAGTCTACCTTTTCTTCACAGGTTATGGTTGCTACACAGGCAATTGCCAGTGATATTCTGAAAAGTTTTAAGAAGAAGCAGCTAACGGATTCGCAATATTTAATGATTAGTCGATTAACGATGGTCGGGTTAGGGATTGTTGCGACATCTATTGCATTATTAAATATCGAAGCTGTATTTACACTTGTTTTATACGCTTGGGCAGGTCTTGCAGCAGCATTTGGACCACTGCTAATTTTGAGTCTCTACTATGAAAATGTAACTAAGTGGGGAGCATTTACAGGTATGCTGACTGGTGCTGTAGTCACTATTGTTTGGAAAAACACACCGTATTCCGCTTACTTATATGAACTTATACCTGGTGCGTTAGCTTCTATCGCAGCGATATTAATTATTAGTAAATTTACTAAAGTGAATTTGAAATTAAGTAAGGAAGAGTTTAAAAACGTAAACTAA
- a CDS encoding sugar ABC transporter permease yields MNNQNKWFWIFLSPVILALGIVVVVPFVYGFVFSFTDWNGLTATSFVGFEHYLNLFQEEEFMNSIWFTVKFSIVTVILLNVFGLCLALIVTRKIKSNNLLRTVFFMPNLIGGLILGFIWQFIFISVFGDVGNLLGLEGMEGWLSTPETGFWGLVILTSWQMAGYIMIIYIAYLENIPKDLIEAAKIDGASALQRFKSITFPLVAPAFTVSMFLTLSMAFKIYDQNLSLTNGGPFNSTQMVAMEIVRTAFSDNEMAYAQAKAVIFFLIVAVIALTQVYYNKKREVDM; encoded by the coding sequence ATGAACAATCAAAATAAATGGTTTTGGATCTTTCTGTCACCGGTTATTTTAGCACTTGGCATTGTGGTCGTCGTTCCGTTTGTCTATGGATTCGTCTTTTCTTTTACAGATTGGAATGGGTTAACGGCAACATCATTTGTAGGTTTTGAACATTATCTTAATCTGTTTCAAGAAGAAGAATTTATGAATTCGATTTGGTTTACTGTCAAATTTTCGATTGTGACGGTGATTTTGCTAAATGTCTTCGGGCTCTGTCTAGCCTTGATCGTGACTCGAAAGATTAAATCCAATAACTTGCTTCGAACGGTGTTTTTTATGCCGAACTTAATCGGTGGATTGATTCTAGGATTTATCTGGCAATTTATTTTCATTAGTGTATTTGGAGATGTCGGCAACCTGCTTGGACTTGAAGGCATGGAGGGATGGCTTTCAACTCCGGAGACGGGATTCTGGGGACTAGTGATTCTGACCTCCTGGCAAATGGCTGGCTACATTATGATTATTTATATCGCTTATCTTGAGAATATTCCTAAGGATTTAATTGAAGCAGCCAAAATTGATGGGGCAAGTGCGTTACAGCGATTTAAGAGTATTACTTTCCCGCTTGTTGCTCCGGCCTTTACCGTTAGCATGTTTCTCACGCTATCAATGGCTTTCAAAATTTATGATCAGAACCTTTCCTTAACAAACGGTGGTCCGTTTAACTCAACGCAAATGGTTGCGATGGAAATTGTCCGAACAGCTTTCTCGGATAATGAAATGGCATACGCTCAAGCAAAGGCCGTTATTTTCTTTTTAATCGTCGCAGTGATTGCTTTAACACAGGTCTACTACAATAAGAAGCGGGAGGTAGATATGTAA
- a CDS encoding sigma 54-interacting transcriptional regulator, translating to MEKDLDQSKLLRNENFISEVFSAMREGVIVVNSEYNAIYINESAEEMGFPVATLLGKSLFEIFPGLSKQNSTVLNVFETGKPIKDRIQTFVTNKGERKTTVTSTYPINKNGNIIGVYEIFSDVSGLQSMSEKLNEIKKLRKDSNFNGNKHNGMASKMIGESSEMKYLKDLIAKVASSPSPILIYGETGTGKELIVQEIHEHASRHRDIPLVIQNCAAIPESLLESILFGTVKGSFTGAEDREGLFELASGGILFLDEINSMPFSLQSKLLRVLQEGKVRRVGDLKERGVEVRLVTATNVQPSELVKVGKMRADLYYRLNVLLIEVPPLRNRLEDISGLVNYFVEMFNRVLDKGVQHVEEEAMMFFYKYHWPGNIRELKNMIERGMNLTTKDYLSLNDVQPHSILSMPIKSSNDHYLKKDRIILKKEVEELESRLIQEAIKKSEGNVSRAARELDVPQQTLDKKVKKYNLQEEVAKSKTTLK from the coding sequence ATGGAAAAAGATTTAGATCAAAGTAAGTTACTTAGAAATGAAAATTTTATCAGCGAAGTTTTTTCGGCTATGAGAGAGGGAGTCATTGTCGTGAATTCAGAATATAATGCAATCTATATAAATGAATCGGCTGAGGAAATGGGGTTTCCTGTTGCGACTTTGTTGGGGAAAAGTCTATTTGAAATCTTTCCTGGCTTAAGTAAGCAAAATAGTACAGTTCTTAATGTATTTGAGACCGGTAAACCTATTAAAGACCGTATACAAACTTTTGTTACGAATAAGGGTGAAAGGAAGACAACAGTTACTTCCACCTATCCAATTAATAAAAATGGCAATATCATTGGAGTCTACGAAATTTTTTCAGATGTATCAGGATTACAAAGTATGTCTGAAAAACTGAATGAAATAAAGAAGTTGAGGAAAGACTCGAATTTCAACGGTAATAAGCACAATGGAATGGCATCGAAAATGATTGGTGAGAGTTCTGAAATGAAGTACCTTAAAGATTTAATCGCAAAAGTAGCATCTAGCCCATCACCAATTTTAATTTATGGCGAGACAGGGACTGGGAAAGAATTGATTGTTCAAGAAATTCATGAGCATGCAAGTAGGCATAGGGATATTCCTTTAGTCATACAGAATTGTGCTGCGATCCCCGAGTCATTACTTGAGAGTATATTATTTGGAACAGTTAAAGGGAGTTTTACTGGGGCCGAAGATCGTGAAGGGTTATTCGAACTTGCAAGTGGGGGGATTTTGTTTCTGGATGAAATAAATTCAATGCCATTTTCTCTCCAATCAAAATTGTTACGAGTTCTTCAGGAAGGAAAGGTACGCCGAGTAGGAGATTTGAAAGAGCGGGGAGTTGAAGTTCGATTGGTTACTGCAACGAACGTCCAACCATCGGAACTTGTGAAGGTAGGGAAAATGAGGGCAGATCTTTATTATCGGTTGAATGTGCTCTTGATAGAAGTTCCGCCACTTAGAAATCGATTGGAAGATATTTCAGGTTTGGTTAACTATTTTGTTGAAATGTTCAACAGGGTTCTAGATAAAGGAGTGCAACATGTCGAAGAAGAAGCAATGATGTTTTTTTATAAGTACCATTGGCCTGGTAATATACGAGAATTAAAAAATATGATAGAACGAGGAATGAATCTTACAACAAAAGATTACCTTAGCTTAAATGACGTTCAACCACATTCCATTTTGAGTATGCCAATAAAATCAAGCAATGATCACTATTTAAAAAAGGATAGAATTATTTTGAAAAAAGAAGTTGAGGAACTTGAATCCAGATTAATTCAAGAAGCGATAAAAAAATCGGAAGGCAATGTTTCAAGAGCGGCACGAGAACTGGATGTTCCACAGCAAACGTTGGATAAGAAAGTGAAAAAATATAACCTCCAAGAGGAAGTAGCTAAATCGAAAACTACTCTAAAATGA